The genomic window TCTCCCCGCAGGTGATTTTCTCGATGTCGCAGGCGCCATCCGCCGCAAAGGCCAAAAAAGGCACGAAAATGGCGGCAAACAGGAGGGTGGCTGCAATAAGAGGCAAAACAGCCATTTCCAGACCGAAAAATCCCTTAACTTCCACTTTCATACTTATAGCTTCCCCCTTCAATTTTTATAGCCCTTCCGTTCACCAGTGCTTCTGAAATCTTCTTTCTCGCGGAAAGCAGGAGCCGGTGAAATGTCGGCTGCGAAATATTCATTTTTTTTGCTGCCTTTTCCTGGTCCAGCCCCTCAAAGTCCTTCAGCCGCAGCGTTT from Candidatus Aenigmatarchaeota archaeon includes these protein-coding regions:
- a CDS encoding DUF134 domain-containing protein — encoded protein: MVRPKICRCVGFQPNVTYFKPAGIKLTDLEIVVLNMEELETLRLKDFEGLDQEKAAKKMNISQPTFHRLLLSARKKISEALVNGRAIKIEGGSYKYESGS